TCACAATTTTAAATGCTACCCAGTTACTTTCAACCATACTTCTTGTGAGAAGTTAAGTATTACACAACCCCTCACAATGAAAATTCTGCTTTACATTTGTCTGCAATCATCTTTGCAATGGAAAGGGAAGACGTTGCACCTGGAGATGGGGCATTTCGGCAGTGCAAGATTTTTGAACCCAATTCACATTCTGTCTCACGCTGAAATACAAAATCATCCTCCAAGGTTCCATCAATGTTCATAGCCTGAGCACGCACTCCAGCTGGGCCCCGCATGATATCTGATGCTGTTACCTCTGGGATGAACTTCTGCAAAGCTCTGATCTGTAAAGGATTGTTATGTCACTTTCATACTAATGACAAAAGGTAAACTATCAAAACCTCTCTTCCAGTTATCGATGCTTGTAAATTCAGCACCCATCCATATAAAGGCAGAGATCTATAAATCTGTTTAAGGGATTACAATTTCACCTTATGTGTATGATTATCTAACATAAAAAGGACAAATAAAATATTGTGTTTCTGTAAGCATAAACCAAATTTCAATAACATATTAAACTACACTAAAGAAATAAAACTACAATACTATTAAAGTCACTGTAACTTTACTTGCCAACCTAAAGCCGTATCACACTAGCATTTTTACCACCAATTTCTGCATTTCCGTGAGAAATTTCTATGTGTAAATGGACTGATCCTATCATACTACCAAGGCAGCAAACACAGTGCCCAAGTAAACAAACATGATGGCATCCAAGTAAAATTCTAGTAATCACATGAGCATTCTCAATTcataattttaaagaaatataattatgtatattgtaaGCAAAATTATTCTAGAATATTAACTTATGTTTACAATAACTGATTCTATTtaatttatcaataaaaaaaaaaattctagttgTATAAATCATCCATACCACAAGCTCAAAATGGAAACTTGTCTGACGGAGAGCCTCAAAGTCACGCAGAAATGGAAAGATTGATGGAAAATGTACAAGTGTGATAGGGCCTATAGAGAAGAAAACTCACCTGCAATCTAGGAAAGGCGGAGCGTAACATCTCCATCATACCAAAGCCAATGTACTGTATAGCCAATTTCTGGAAACCTCTGTATGTGATAGTATCCCACAGCTCACGGATGTCGATGTCTAGCCACCTAGGAAACAGCAAACAATACTAGATATACGAATGGTTGAAACATAATAAACATTTAACAACTGACAACTCTTCTTGTCCACTAACCTCTACTAGGCCATCCTACATTCCTGACTATAGTTCTAAAAGGTACCATACATGTTCAGCTAGGATTTGCATATGGCCTGCAAAAATTGCCTTTGCACATACACTATTCACATGAATGGAATTGATTTATTAATTCTGCCCACTCACATTCTGTCAAAGTGCCTGAAATATGTGATTATTTCTTGATACTTGCCCAAACTGTTGCTGCAGCTAATAACTTTTAGCCCATTGGATCCAGTTGCTTCACAgcaatcacatggcccaaaatatgaGCATTAGGCTTACATGATCAGCCGCTCTGATGGGTGTGTGGCATAATAATCCTGccctcaagccaattttttttcatgatggcGTGATAGTCACGTCATCAGGATTGTAGgggttaaaagaaaaaacaagtaacCATGCTCTGAAACAATGAGCAGAGATTGGCTCCTGAAATATGAAATGCCTGCCATACTTTGCTGCTTGAAGCACTACAACTGGAGCAACAGATTGGTTAAATTATTAGGGAATAGACATATCTTCCTAccactaattattataattattatcattattaaagaaagaaagaaagaaagagaggggatgaataaggtaaaaaaaagaaaaagaaaaaaagatcagcTACCTTATGGCTTCTTGTTACAGACAGGtcttgttaacccaatgccatcggggaatataaataaaaaatggggaaactgctgtgttaattttctatattcttttataaatgtctctgcacatagatggctctgctagtgcttagccacaaaggagtcaattagtagaccttatgaccttacctgatttgaattggtgggaaaaaaatattttttactagtgctatgaatatcgatggtgttatttttattttaaacattataattactatgttataaacattagtaacagcaaaataagattacgtaaaatattttcataaatcaaagaaatgggtaaatgggcaagacaggcagtacttataactggctcattggtgacttagtacaagtgtagccatctatgtataaaaacaatcaaacaagtaactcacagtgggcataacacatacgtacacatcatgcccgtcggcattgggttaaatgtttACGACTTCTAAATTGAATTTGctattttcaacatcattcttCACCTCTGAGAAGCTGATGTCAGGATCTCAGCATTCAAGCTGAGTAAAATACATCATGCTCAAACTAGTGGTACATAGAGCTTGGTTAGCATGTTTTCAGGATGAAACATTTTCTCAGTCCCTAATTGGGGTCTGGTTGGTCCGATTTATTTGATTGTGTAAGCCTGGAACCTCCAAAAGTCAACTTTAAACCCTTCTTTACCTACAGTTTGCATTAAATAAACTATTTATCTGTCATAACCATGCCTGTCACCTTTATGCCTTGTAAGGAGTGGTACAATCTTTATTTTCTAGCTtcaactattttttcttttctatttttgtcaaCTGCTGATCACACAAACTTCAATTGATGCTTCATAAACAAtgaacaaatgataaaaatacatgcaTCTATAAACTTTTGTGGGGTGAGCAATATGGGGAACTGCCACTATTTGCCAAGAATGTAATCTCATTGTCAAAAGACTCATCTTCATGTATTTTATAATGCATAATGAACAAAATCAAGAGACATCTACCCAACCAGGGACAGGGAAACTGACAGGTGCCTTTGAATTATGGTTAATCATCCATCAACAATTATCATATACCtaagacaaaacaaataatcaATGATGCATTTAAAACCAAAGAAAAGTAAGGTTGATTTGGTAACAAATAGATCATAGTTGGGAGTGCAAAACATTGGTTGGCATGCAAGTTTCATGATATCACATGATGCTGCAGAACTTATCCTGATATACTGCCATAATATTGGATCAAAAACAAATTACCAAGAACCTTAAATATCCATTCTCTCCATTATAAAAgagaatacacacatgtacatttgtgAATTTACTATGCTGCTGGTGTTTTCTCTTATCTCATCCCTCTGGGAAATTTTGGCCTTTCTCTGACATTCATTTTGGGGCACCTGCAACTGCGCACTGCTTACTGCGTGGTGAGTCACATGAACTGTGTCAAGGCATATTATTCAACCACCTTTATCATTAAATCATCACAGCCGGGTGAACAGAAGTCCCTGAGTGTGATAacctctggtgatttctggcaacggaCTGACACTGGGCACGAGAGTACGTGACATCAAGCCAAACTCCAtaaaatatcattttcattagctcATATAGGCCATAGGCCATGAGTTATGGAGGCTGAGTTATGTTTGCACTTGGCAGTAAATGCATGTGCCTGGCATGTCATCTCTTAGTGCCGCCCAATTTATTTATGACATGGATGCTATGTCACTAAGAGGCAACTGgttaaaatatacatgtacatcaaaACACAATACTGATAAGGAGGCTAAAAGAATCTTCTGTTTAAGACTCACcgatatccttctctcttccatgcaAGAATTGCATTTGGACCAAGCCAGATTTCACCATCCATTCGTGGAGTAAAGTGAACACCTAGAAATGGGAAGCGTGGATCTGGCACCTGAAGGAAAGAGGTTTTATTGTGTatggtatgtatgaatgtatacatgtgtatgcacacacacacacattttgaggGCAATAAAATAGGATTCTTTTGTTATATTCAATTGTACCTACTTTAGTCctaaaaatattattgtttgtaCCATCTGTTTTGCCTCCTCACTATAACTTAATATCTAGTCCAATACTTACTGGATAAATGTTTCCTCGCACCATGTGAGCCTTCTCCTTGTTCAGTAGGAGGTACTCTCCTCGGAAAGGGACAATGTGTGGATCTCCTGAACAGCCAGACAATTTAGCAAGTTTATCTGACTGAAGCCCACCACAGGTCAAAACATACCTGCATCGGATAGCCTGTAGAATACAGAAAGAATGTATGAATTTAAATTCAAAGCTGAACAGTTTACACATTTGAGAATGAAGCCattacatctccccccccccccttttcttggtgggtgggtggggggggaagtaACAGAGTCTGTGCTAAGAGTTCCAGAGTCtgggagtaaaagaaaaaaaggagccaTCATAAAAGCCTATCTGTGAGTTGTTAATTTTCACACAATGTTGATGGCATGAAACTGCTTGCCAAGTATTCTGTAGCCATGGGAGTGGAGGTGGCGCACAACTAGTCAATTCTTAGGACCAATGGCCAAAATAATATCTGTAGAAAAGGGATACAGAAGTTACCTATGGCATCTAAGAGAATGAGGTTCAAGATAAGAAGGTAAACGGTAATTCAATATGGCAGACTGCTTTACACTGAATCCTGTCATGAAAATTTATGCCATGTGAACAGCCCCATACATAGGAGCAGTACTCCGTGCTTAGATGAATGAGACCTTTGTAGCACTGCAGTAGTTGTTCAGTAGAAATATACTTACAACACCTAAACAGAATTTCTAGCTTAGAGGCAGACTTGGCTATAGTGAAAGACTTGATgcagaattaattaaaaaaaaattatgtatcaaGGGACAAAATTGGAGACAGAACGGCTCCTAAGGTATGCCACTTTTAGCGTCTACATGTACAGAATACATAGCACTGGTAATATTTCCCCAATATCAAAAGTATTTACCAGCATCACtttcaatagtattattaatctcattaggTAAGTAAAAGAGTCTATCAATTGTGTGTATTCTTTTAGAAATTTGAAGATTATTAATTAAACTAAAATCTGTCTCCATTTACATCTAAGCCTTGCTCTTATACAATCAGTCTGCTTAGTCTATATATCAACCATGTTCCACTCCTCTTCATAACTATCCATTCCATGCAgcaatatttttattgtcttcttgTACCTctaaaagagaatataaaatcTTAGTATCTACCATGCACATCAAAACTATAATTTCTGTATATCAATGTTACAAGAGAAAAGCAACTAATCTGATGAAgcaaattacaaaaatattaaaatactaataattcaCCTTGTCATTGCTAATGACTCTGACAGGATGCTGACTAGGCTTGGTGCTATCCTTCTGGCTCTTGTCTGTCAGCTGGAAATCCGTCACCTTAAAGTCAAGGAAGATATCTCCCCCATGATCTCGGAAATTCTTGCCATAGTGCTCAGTAACTAAACCCCAGTCCACAATGCCTGTATGTGGGGACCAGATTGCCTTCACACCCTGTGGATCAattaaaatacaatgaaaatcaTTGGCAACTTCTAACATtacattttgtcttttttcacaCCAGAGAAAATGTgcaaattattaattaattttcttcttgttcatgaATATGAGTGGTAAAAGaaattgggaaagaaaaaaaaattctgattccATGTATGCGACTATTTCTACCATGAAATTTGTTTACAATGACTCCGAGTGAAGTaaattaaaaacacaaatatttaaCCTATAAATCAAGGACATGGAAGAATAAGTACTTATGGCATTTTCCTGAAACtcatttttggggggaaaaacaaACTGCATTACATTTACATTAAAGACACTTTCAGTcaacaaaaaatatgaatgttTTAAAAATTGTCATGCAtaagttttgaaaaaaataatagttcacTGACATCTCCAAACAAATATTAGCACATTTTTGTGCAAATATCAAGGTCAGTTATCAAATGACTACCACTTTGGAATGTACagtcactaaaaaaaaaattaaataaataaaaatgaataaaaattggaACTGAAATCATGCTGACAGTAAGAATGTATCAATTTTAGTGAAATTCTCATAAACTTAACCTCAATAGCTATTCAAGAGGGAACACCTGCAAGGGAGAGAtgtcatgtttttgttttctctgctcATCAATGCATTTTCACTAATGCTGCACTACACCCCTCTACATGTCAACAGGGATATACTGTAGTATATCTCCATCCAAGAAGAAACAAATTGTCCTTATGTGTACATGAGATACCCCTATGACTCAAACAGTGAAAGAAGGAGTTTCTAGATACACCATTCAACATGGTGCAGTTATCATGAATACGTGTATCTCAATCCCAAGGAAAATTGCTGAGGAGGATAACCTACTCAATATAAAGCTTTTGAAACAGCCATCAATAACAAGTAATTAATTGAAGGTCATCTTACATGTCTCTCAGAACAATCTCCTGAGTATTTACAGATATTGCTTGAAATTTACTGCCACACTATTCTTTACATCTACTATGAAAACTAAGTAGCTTGAATTacacaagaaat
The sequence above is drawn from the Penaeus chinensis breed Huanghai No. 1 chromosome 33, ASM1920278v2, whole genome shotgun sequence genome and encodes:
- the LOC125043203 gene encoding L-2-hydroxyglutarate dehydrogenase, mitochondrial-like; its protein translation is MFARKLARASSQFLPLFQSSPKASRTLTQCRYVSSQQSYEPEYDIVVVGGGIVGMATARELILRHPELKLCVVEKEDRLAAHQSGHNSGVIHAGIYYKPGSLKAKLCVEGLHLAYRYLDEEGIPYKKCGKLIVAVNNDEVGRLNDLYDRALKNNVPDVQLVDGDQIKKYEPYCKGVKAIWSPHTGIVDWGLVTEHYGKNFRDHGGDIFLDFKVTDFQLTDKSQKDSTKPSQHPVRVISNDKAIRCRYVLTCGGLQSDKLAKLSGCSGDPHIVPFRGEYLLLNKEKAHMVRGNIYPVPDPRFPFLGVHFTPRMDGEIWLGPNAILAWKREGYRWLDIDIRELWDTITYRGFQKLAIQYIGFGMMEMLRSAFPRLQIRALQKFIPEVTASDIMRGPAGVRAQAMNIDGTLEDDFVFQRETECELGSKILHCRNAPSPGATSSLSIAKMIADKCKAEFSL